The following proteins are co-located in the Herpetosiphon gulosus genome:
- a CDS encoding ABC-2 transporter permease, with product MNYAVIKRLIYKDWYLIRWTILGYLSAGVLAVSCIATGNERLISVGNILLLTVVIALGMHVVITTVVGERATQTLPFLISLPISTKDYTTAKILANMLIFLVPWLTLLIAIVGVILGRDSLPDGLIPYTIIIQTELLVSYCFVLATALVSESQGWTIGATLAGNLFFQAFLSYVSQLPGITATIGLDTITWNQSAILLLVGEALAIVVLLVGTFLLQARKTDFI from the coding sequence ATGAACTATGCCGTCATTAAGCGTCTCATTTACAAGGATTGGTATCTCATCCGCTGGACGATTTTGGGCTATCTGAGTGCTGGCGTGCTGGCCGTCAGCTGTATCGCCACGGGGAATGAGCGGCTGATATCAGTGGGGAACATCCTCCTGCTTACGGTCGTCATCGCGCTCGGCATGCATGTGGTAATAACCACGGTGGTCGGCGAGCGTGCGACGCAAACGCTGCCATTTCTTATCAGCCTACCGATTTCTACCAAGGACTATACGACCGCAAAAATACTCGCCAATATGCTTATTTTCCTCGTCCCATGGCTAACACTTCTGATTGCGATCGTGGGCGTGATCCTCGGGCGTGACTCGTTACCTGATGGTCTCATCCCTTATACAATCATCATCCAGACCGAGTTGTTGGTCAGCTATTGTTTTGTCTTGGCAACCGCCTTGGTCAGCGAATCGCAAGGATGGACGATTGGGGCGACTCTGGCGGGCAATCTTTTCTTTCAGGCATTTCTCTCCTATGTCTCGCAGTTGCCTGGCATCACTGCAACCATTGGACTCGACACGATCACGTGGAACCAATCCGCCATCCTCCTCTTGGTGGGGGAAGCCCTTGCCATTGTGGTGCTGTTAGTCGGAACTTTTCTACTCCAGGCGAGAAAGACCGATTTTATCTAA
- a CDS encoding ABC transporter ATP-binding protein — MTDVAVHFSNVSKHYPHFLLDRVNLTLATGTIMGFIGANGAGKSTTLRILMGLVHQDQGDVQVLGQPMPARQVATKYDIGFVSDDMRLYGAATIGWHMEFIRSIYPTWDQGFAERLLKRFDLMAQHKIKGLSHGQRVKATLLLALARHPRLLVLDEPTTGLDPIARHEVLGALMDVLADAGRTVLFSSHNTLDIEQVADYITFIDQGRIINSDDKETYLDRWRRLRVEVSPGTHVPKLPGIVGIGGSERLMVLTTNCYDPSMEAVYTQAGLTVHAVESMTLEEIFLASVQSRREGQTV, encoded by the coding sequence ATGACCGATGTAGCTGTCCACTTCTCTAATGTCAGCAAACACTACCCGCACTTCTTGCTTGACCGCGTTAATCTGACCCTCGCAACGGGAACGATCATGGGATTTATTGGGGCGAATGGTGCCGGGAAATCAACGACGCTCCGGATTCTGATGGGCTTGGTTCATCAGGATCAGGGGGATGTTCAGGTGTTAGGACAGCCAATGCCCGCGCGGCAGGTTGCCACGAAATACGATATTGGCTTCGTATCGGACGACATGCGTCTCTATGGCGCAGCAACGATTGGCTGGCATATGGAGTTCATTCGCTCGATCTATCCTACGTGGGATCAAGGGTTTGCCGAACGCTTACTCAAACGCTTCGATCTCATGGCGCAGCACAAAATTAAAGGCCTTTCACATGGGCAGCGGGTCAAGGCGACGCTGCTCCTCGCGCTAGCACGTCACCCACGCCTCTTGGTTCTTGATGAACCAACGACGGGACTCGACCCGATTGCCCGCCATGAGGTCTTAGGCGCACTGATGGACGTGCTCGCCGATGCGGGTCGGACGGTGTTATTTTCATCGCATAACACGCTCGATATCGAACAAGTGGCAGATTATATCACCTTTATCGATCAAGGGCGCATTATTAACTCGGACGATAAGGAAACCTATCTTGATCGTTGGCGCCGTCTTCGCGTGGAAGTGTCGCCGGGTACGCATGTCCCCAAACTGCCAGGCATTGTCGGGATAGGTGGCAGCGAGCGGCTGATGGTGCTCACCACCAACTGCTATGACCCAAGTATGGAGGCTGTCTATACCCAAGCCGGTTTGACCGTCCATGCGGTTGAGTCGATGACGCTCGAAGAGATTTTTCTCGCCAGTGTGCAAAGCCGACGGGAGGGCCAAACCGTATGA